One Triticum dicoccoides isolate Atlit2015 ecotype Zavitan chromosome 5B, WEW_v2.0, whole genome shotgun sequence genomic window carries:
- the LOC119308398 gene encoding uncharacterized protein LOC119308398, translated as MDPGPSSASADPSPPEEEEEEEEERDSSTGSTWVVVPGSEVLGADAPKVVGWEELQQELARLWSLSAALAAARDRKAGLAARLESALEARKAVLQQDNELAEMRQRLQSHADFMGELRMQTKEVSANVEDRREQLCVKIRTLTVADKTVGAAQSKLQEPCKLLSGERGHGRLKGLERMLRMRQQYMIGQVAQIYPVRPLNEQSPIVKPGLNSSITRTGVGEAVSPNGSQNGQTPLAILGLQLSKLSIKKTSYFSDKTEIQKSATLLGYVAHAVSLIASYLDVPLRYPLRLGGSHSYVVDHAPSVDPSIAPGVSSSTPSSTSMRTMEFPLFFEGQETTRSAYAVFLLNKDVEQLLNHIGAESLGPRHVLANLKQLTTIVQSEQYISD; from the exons ATGGACCCGGGGCCCTCGTCTGCCAGCGCTGACCCGTCCccgccagaggaggaggaagaggaggaggaggagcgcgacagcaGCACCGGGAGCACGTGGGTGGTCGTGCCGGGGAGCGAGGTGCTGGGTGCCGACGCGCCCAAGGTCGTCGGCTGGGAGGAGCTTCAGCAGGAGCTCGCGCGCCTCTGGAGCCTGTCCGCCGCGCTCGCCGCCGCCAGGGACCGCAAGGCCGGCCTCGCCGCGCGCCTCGAGTCCGCGCTCGAG GCAAGAAAAGCAGTTCTTCAGCAGGATAATGAGTTGGCTGAGATGAGGCAGAGATTGCAATCACATGCTGATTTTATGGGGGAATTGAGGATGCAAACGAAGGAAGTGTCTGCGAATGTTGAGGATCGAAGGGAGCAACTTTGTGTCAAGATCAGAACACTGACAGTAGCAGACAAAACTGTTGGTGCAGCACAAAGTAAATTACAG GAACCTTGTAAATTGCTGTCTGGGGAACGTGGCCATGGTCGTCTTAAAGGTCTGGAACGAATGTTACGGATGAGACAACAATACATGATAGGACAAGTTGCTCAGATATATCCCGTGAGGCCCTTGAATGAGCAATCTCCAATTGTAAAGCCTGGATTAAACTCTAGTATCACTAGAACAG GAGTTGGTGAAGCAGTGTCGCCCAATGGTTCCCAAAACGGACAGACACCTTTGGCCATTTTGGGTCTACAGTTATCAAAGCTTTCTATAAAAAAGACCAGCTACTTCAGTGACAAGACAGAGATTCAAAAGTCTGCTACTCTTCTTGGATATGTTGCACAT GCGGTCTCCCTTATTGCATCATATCTCGATGTTCCTCTTCGATATCCACTACGGTTGGGAGGTTCACATTCTTATGTTGTTGATCATGCCCCTTCAGTTGACCCATCTATAGCTCCAGGAGTAAGTTCTTCTACCCCTTCGAGCACGAGCATGAGGACAATGGAATTTCCTCTGTTTTTTGAAGGCCAAGAAACAACAAGATCGGCATATGCTGTATTCTTGTTAAACAAG GATGTCGAACAACTTCTGAACCACATTGGCGCTGAAAGTCTTGGCCCAAGACATGTACTAGCTAACCTGAAGCAGCTAACAACCATTGTCCAGTCAGAACAATACATTTCTGATTGA